In the genome of Falsirhodobacter halotolerans, one region contains:
- a CDS encoding VIT1/CCC1 transporter family protein, which translates to MTPEPAHEEVHYINRSGWLRAAVLGANDGIVSVSSLIVGVAASDPGHTAVLIAGAAGLAAGAMSMAAGEYVSVSSQSDTEKADIARERHALATTPIAEEAELAAIFEARGLSHATAALVARELTEKDALGAHVREELGLSEINSANPLQAAFTSGVTFSVAAAVPLMAAWLAPPTMIFGVVIPVTLVSLGVLGTLGAHAGGAPKRPAAARVIFWGAAAMAITAAVGTIFGVHA; encoded by the coding sequence ATGACCCCCGAACCCGCCCATGAGGAAGTGCATTACATCAACCGCTCGGGCTGGCTGCGGGCGGCGGTTCTGGGGGCGAATGACGGTATCGTTTCGGTGTCGTCGCTGATCGTCGGCGTCGCGGCGTCTGATCCGGGGCATACGGCCGTCCTGATTGCCGGCGCGGCGGGCCTTGCCGCCGGGGCGATGTCGATGGCCGCCGGAGAGTATGTGTCGGTCAGTTCGCAGTCCGACACGGAAAAGGCCGACATCGCGCGCGAACGCCACGCTCTTGCGACCACACCGATCGCCGAGGAGGCCGAGCTTGCCGCGATCTTCGAAGCGCGCGGCCTGTCCCACGCCACCGCCGCGCTGGTGGCCCGTGAACTGACGGAAAAGGACGCCCTTGGGGCGCATGTTCGCGAGGAACTCGGGCTGTCCGAGATCAATTCGGCCAATCCGCTTCAGGCGGCGTTCACGTCCGGCGTGACGTTTTCCGTCGCGGCGGCGGTTCCGCTGATGGCCGCCTGGCTTGCGCCGCCCACCATGATCTTCGGCGTGGTCATTCCCGTGACACTTGTCAGCTTGGGCGTCCTTGGGACGCTTGGGGCCCATGCGGGCGGTGCGCCGAAACGGCCCGCAGCGGCGCGCGTCATCTTCTGGGGGGCCGCGGCCATGGCGATCACGGCCGCAGTCGGAACGATCTTCGGCGTTCACGCGTGA
- a CDS encoding cytochrome b: MTHRSGYTRTQIAIHWAIAALVVFNYIYSDGMGRAFDAMMRSTPGSDTGFQPAIHVWVGMAVLALIVLRMIVRLGQGAPEPGGSGILQSMAVWVHRALYALMLAVPVFGAVTWFGRIGATGDLHAVLANTLLIVAGLHAAAALAHQFILRDGLLMRMIRPKG, translated from the coding sequence ATGACCCATCGCAGCGGATACACCCGCACGCAGATCGCGATTCACTGGGCCATCGCCGCCCTCGTCGTGTTCAACTACATCTACAGCGACGGAATGGGGCGGGCCTTCGATGCGATGATGAGGTCGACTCCGGGCTCTGACACGGGTTTCCAGCCCGCCATCCATGTGTGGGTCGGCATGGCTGTCCTTGCGCTGATCGTGCTGCGGATGATCGTTCGTCTGGGCCAGGGCGCACCCGAGCCCGGCGGCAGCGGGATCCTGCAATCCATGGCGGTCTGGGTTCACCGCGCCCTTTACGCGCTGATGCTGGCGGTTCCGGTCTTCGGCGCGGTCACCTGGTTCGGCCGGATCGGGGCGACCGGCGATTTGCACGCCGTTCTTGCCAATACCTTGCTTATCGTCGCAGGTCTTCATGCGGCGGCCGCCCTCGCACACCAGTTCATTCTGCGCGACGGGCTTTTGATGCGCATGATCCGCCCGAAGGGTTGA
- a CDS encoding DUF6134 family protein, giving the protein MTRVLTLLTALALAPAAMAAPAASVPASGQLAFDVIRNGRDIGDYVATFHGSGNDLTVDIATHVSVKLPVIGISAYRFNQTSTETWRGGRLAALNSKTDDNGTPHDIKVGATALVPASLWNADLVHASSVLNTIDGSTDQISVRNLGAENVMTGSGQVQATHYAVRGGLDRDVWYAGSKLVHVRFTADDGSQVDYVLR; this is encoded by the coding sequence ATGACCCGCGTTCTTACGCTTCTGACCGCATTGGCCTTGGCCCCTGCCGCAATGGCGGCCCCGGCGGCCAGCGTCCCGGCATCCGGCCAATTGGCCTTCGACGTCATCCGCAACGGCCGTGATATCGGCGACTATGTTGCCACCTTTCATGGGTCGGGCAATGACCTGACCGTGGATATTGCAACCCACGTGTCGGTGAAGCTGCCGGTCATCGGCATCAGCGCCTACCGTTTCAACCAGACCAGCACCGAGACGTGGCGCGGAGGGCGGCTGGCCGCCCTCAATTCGAAAACGGATGACAATGGCACCCCGCATGACATCAAGGTGGGTGCCACGGCGCTTGTCCCCGCAAGCCTTTGGAACGCCGACCTCGTTCACGCCTCTTCCGTTCTCAACACCATCGACGGCAGCACCGATCAGATCTCCGTTCGTAATCTGGGCGCGGAAAACGTCATGACCGGATCGGGCCAGGTTCAGGCCACGCATTACGCGGTGCGCGGCGGTCTGGATCGTGACGTCTGGTATGCGGGAAGCAAACTTGTCCATGTCCGCTTCACCGCGGATGACGGATCGCAGGTCGATTACGTCCTGCGGTGA
- a CDS encoding TauD/TfdA family dioxygenase: MTYNILRHRDHPGGLTDPGLLAAIRDDLVRDGWTLLRGFDPDMADFSGVVTMLCQRVTFDPARNHTTGTTQMVEAGHGPIGLHIENGNTPRCPDIVTFFAQTAAFEGSQTTICDGRAVWDRFDDARQARWSQRMTVERILPEAIWKRYLANEHPAISDPAQVTMDHVLQFKAAIPDQDFDLHADGSLTYRIVLDPVRTSVFGGDTRGFANAVLGPSHNYQPPRYTFADGTEVTSTEIEEIRAIAEGVTHEINWQDGDIAILDNTRVMHGRRAIADTNRNLFIGMGTL; encoded by the coding sequence ATGACCTACAACATCCTGCGCCATCGCGACCATCCGGGTGGCCTGACCGATCCCGGCCTGCTTGCCGCCATTCGCGACGATCTTGTCCGCGACGGCTGGACCCTGCTGCGCGGGTTCGATCCCGACATGGCCGATTTCTCGGGCGTGGTGACCATGCTGTGCCAGCGCGTCACCTTCGACCCGGCGCGCAACCATACCACCGGCACGACGCAGATGGTGGAGGCGGGCCACGGCCCCATCGGCCTGCATATCGAGAACGGCAACACCCCCCGATGCCCCGATATCGTCACCTTCTTCGCCCAGACGGCCGCGTTCGAGGGGTCGCAGACCACGATCTGCGACGGTCGGGCGGTGTGGGACCGGTTCGACGACGCGCGGCAGGCCCGCTGGTCGCAGCGCATGACGGTGGAGCGTATTCTTCCCGAAGCGATCTGGAAACGGTATCTTGCCAATGAACATCCCGCCATCTCGGACCCGGCGCAGGTGACGATGGATCATGTGCTGCAATTCAAGGCCGCGATCCCGGATCAGGATTTCGACCTGCACGCCGATGGCTCGCTGACCTACCGGATCGTGCTGGACCCGGTGCGAACCTCGGTCTTCGGCGGCGATACGCGGGGCTTTGCCAACGCGGTCCTTGGCCCGTCGCACAACTATCAGCCGCCCCGCTACACCTTCGCGGACGGGACCGAAGTGACATCGACCGAAATCGAGGAGATCCGCGCCATCGCCGAAGGCGTGACCCACGAGATCAACTGGCAGGACGGCGATATCGCCATTCTGGACAATACGCGCGTCATGCATGGCCGACGCGCCATCGCAGACACCAATCGCAATCTTTTCATCGGCATGGGAACACTTTGA
- a CDS encoding SDR family NAD(P)-dependent oxidoreductase — translation MTARTVLITGAGSGIGRALAIEADRHGHRLLLVGRRADALADTAKGLRDALVLPADVTTSDGRATIARVVADTGLDILVNNAGVVPSGMAETGDDATIAATLALNVAAPMALTRDLLGALEVSRGQVVNVGSVFGDIAFPYFTLYSASKFALRGYSDALRRELAPRGIAVTYLAPRATRTDAAQGFDALIGPMAMTLDSTETVAAHAWRAIAARRREQMPASRERLFVALQRLRPALIDRALIRLVRDPAVIAAARNHSPS, via the coding sequence ATGACCGCGCGCACCGTTCTGATCACCGGGGCTGGCTCCGGCATCGGCCGCGCACTTGCGATCGAGGCCGACCGCCATGGCCACCGCCTCCTTTTGGTCGGTCGCCGGGCCGACGCGCTGGCCGACACGGCGAAGGGGCTGCGGGATGCGCTTGTCCTGCCCGCCGATGTGACCACATCCGACGGGCGCGCCACGATCGCGCGGGTGGTGGCCGACACGGGCCTCGACATCCTTGTCAACAATGCGGGTGTCGTGCCGTCGGGCATGGCGGAGACCGGCGACGATGCCACCATTGCCGCGACGCTGGCGCTGAACGTCGCCGCGCCGATGGCGTTGACCCGCGATCTTCTGGGCGCATTGGAGGTCAGCCGGGGTCAGGTCGTCAATGTCGGCTCGGTGTTCGGCGACATCGCGTTCCCCTACTTCACGCTCTATTCCGCGTCGAAATTCGCGCTTCGCGGCTATTCGGACGCGTTGCGGCGGGAACTGGCCCCCCGCGGGATTGCCGTCACCTATCTTGCGCCGCGCGCCACGCGCACGGATGCGGCGCAAGGGTTCGATGCGCTGATCGGCCCGATGGCCATGACGCTCGACAGCACGGAGACGGTGGCCGCCCATGCATGGCGCGCCATCGCCGCGCGGCGGCGCGAACAGATGCCCGCCTCGCGTGAGCGGCTGTTCGTGGCCCTGCAACGCCTGCGGCCCGCCCTGATCGACCGCGCGCTGATCCGCCTTGTCCGCGATCCGGCGGTCATCGCCGCCGCCCGCAACCACAGTCCTTCCTGA
- a CDS encoding class I adenylate-forming enzyme family protein, with product MHPIFDALSRHARTRADATAFRHADRRISWGGLADAITHAAKAFAAGPRTVGLHLSGIDYVIADLAATLAGCRVVPVPAFFSDGQIAHLLADSGATLIDRLPRSDQALALTYSGGSERIIYTSGTTGRPKGVVLGDRQLTAQTQALAAAIGAVADDRYLSVLPQAQLLEQICGIFVPVLAGAETVIAAEGQSCLFSGNGAPLARFADASRPTVTVLAPRQLTLWVAALRQGGRAPDSLRYIAVGGAPVAPELLGEARTLGLPVAEGYGLSEASSVVAITPAHGTGMVPVTGVDLWLEDGEIVVDGPNVMAGYLGAAPHSGPWRTGDMGRLTEGRLTVLGRRDGMILRASGRNIAPEWVEAAALADPAIPAAALILTPDDRLLLVLAAAATPDTLSLAARLADLPEYARPEALVFADPRHAGLIRSSGLADRQVAARIAQTPGARTVPLPALAVTA from the coding sequence ATGCACCCCATCTTTGACGCCCTGTCCCGCCATGCCCGCACACGGGCCGATGCGACCGCATTCCGCCATGCCGACCGCCGCATCAGCTGGGGGGGCCTGGCGGACGCGATCACCCACGCCGCGAAGGCCTTCGCCGCCGGCCCCCGAACGGTCGGCCTGCATCTGAGCGGCATCGACTATGTCATCGCCGATCTGGCCGCGACCTTGGCGGGATGCCGCGTCGTTCCGGTGCCGGCGTTCTTCTCGGACGGGCAGATCGCGCATCTGCTGGCCGATTCCGGGGCCACGCTGATCGACCGGCTGCCCCGCTCCGATCAGGCGCTGGCGCTGACCTATTCCGGCGGGTCAGAGCGGATCATCTACACCTCGGGCACCACGGGACGGCCCAAGGGGGTGGTGCTTGGGGATCGCCAGTTGACCGCGCAGACGCAGGCGCTGGCTGCCGCCATCGGTGCCGTGGCGGACGACCGCTATCTTTCGGTGCTGCCACAAGCGCAATTGCTGGAACAGATCTGCGGCATCTTCGTGCCGGTGCTGGCAGGTGCGGAAACCGTGATCGCGGCGGAAGGCCAGTCCTGCCTGTTCAGCGGCAACGGCGCGCCGCTTGCGCGATTTGCCGACGCATCCCGCCCGACCGTGACGGTTCTGGCCCCCCGCCAACTGACCCTGTGGGTCGCGGCGCTGCGTCAGGGGGGCCGGGCGCCGGACAGCCTGCGGTATATCGCGGTGGGCGGCGCGCCCGTCGCGCCGGAACTGCTGGGCGAGGCGCGTACCCTCGGCCTGCCCGTGGCCGAGGGATACGGCCTTTCGGAAGCATCATCGGTCGTCGCGATCACCCCCGCGCATGGCACGGGAATGGTGCCGGTGACCGGCGTGGACCTGTGGCTTGAGGATGGAGAGATCGTGGTGGATGGGCCGAACGTCATGGCAGGCTATCTGGGGGCCGCGCCCCATTCGGGGCCGTGGCGGACCGGCGACATGGGGCGGCTGACCGAGGGACGGCTGACGGTGCTGGGGCGGCGGGACGGGATGATCCTGCGCGCGTCGGGGCGCAATATCGCGCCCGAATGGGTCGAGGCGGCCGCCCTGGCCGATCCTGCCATTCCGGCGGCGGCCCTGATCCTGACGCCGGATGACAGGTTGCTTCTGGTGCTGGCCGCCGCGGCCACCCCCGACACGCTGTCCCTTGCGGCGCGGCTGGCCGATCTGCCGGAATATGCCCGGCCCGAAGCGCTGGTCTTTGCCGATCCGCGCCATGCGGGGCTTATCCGCTCCTCGGGGCTGGCCGACCGTCAGGTCGCGGCGCGCATCGCGCAGACGCCCGGCGCACGGACGGTTCCGCTTCCGGCGCTGGCGGTGACGGCATGA
- a CDS encoding thermostable hemolysin, with the protein MQALRHSPDHTLRLDILPPSDNGWPDAAGMIRAHFHHVYQATITVPAVDLAVARSPSGVILGAAGIRGAESGFFSQAYLDRPVADILSQTAAEPVRNDDILEVVSMACPRAIATLPLIEEIAAEARRRAKSWCLFTATTPLAALLRRTGVPLLTLAPARRECLPDAAAWGRYYDTDPWVCALQERGDPLRFMPRSSRISHKVPPHAPHL; encoded by the coding sequence ATGCAAGCACTGCGCCATTCCCCGGACCATACCCTGCGGCTGGACATCCTGCCGCCATCCGATAACGGCTGGCCGGACGCGGCCGGGATGATACGGGCCCATTTCCACCACGTCTATCAGGCCACGATTACGGTCCCCGCCGTCGATCTGGCGGTTGCCCGATCGCCCTCGGGGGTGATCCTCGGGGCGGCGGGCATCCGGGGGGCGGAAAGCGGGTTTTTCTCGCAAGCCTATCTCGACCGCCCCGTGGCCGACATCCTGTCGCAAACCGCGGCCGAACCGGTGCGGAACGACGATATTCTGGAGGTCGTGTCCATGGCCTGTCCACGGGCCATCGCCACCCTGCCGCTGATCGAGGAAATCGCCGCCGAAGCCCGCCGTCGCGCCAAGTCCTGGTGCCTGTTCACCGCCACCACCCCGCTGGCCGCGCTTTTGCGGCGCACCGGCGTGCCGCTGCTGACACTGGCCCCTGCACGGCGCGAATGCCTGCCCGACGCTGCCGCGTGGGGCCGCTACTATGACACGGACCCGTGGGTCTGCGCCCTTCAGGAACGGGGCGATCCGCTCCGCTTCATGCCTCGCTCGTCCCGCATTTCGCACAAGGTGCCCCCCCATGCACCCCATCTTTGA
- a CDS encoding response regulator transcription factor, with protein sequence MRILLIEDEDDIAHALVRFLRAQGHAVDHAPDLDGARAALDVAVFDTILLDLALPDGSGLTLLRDLRRGGNRVPVIIATAHDQISERIAGLDAGADDYVVKPYDLAEIEARLRAHARRASGDPAPESRLGALRIDRAGARLFRGDAEIRLTSREWALFDALLSSRGRVLSKQVLEQRLYAFDDAIEGNAVEVYVSRLRGKLGADAIETRRGLGYLIP encoded by the coding sequence ATGCGCATATTGCTGATTGAGGATGAGGACGACATCGCCCACGCGCTGGTTCGTTTCCTGCGCGCGCAAGGCCACGCGGTCGATCACGCGCCCGATCTTGACGGCGCCCGCGCGGCGCTGGACGTGGCGGTGTTCGACACGATCCTGCTCGATCTCGCGCTGCCCGACGGATCGGGGTTGACGCTTCTGCGCGATCTGCGGCGGGGCGGAAACCGCGTGCCGGTCATCATCGCCACCGCGCATGACCAGATATCCGAACGGATCGCGGGATTGGATGCGGGCGCGGATGATTACGTCGTCAAACCCTACGATCTGGCCGAGATCGAGGCCCGTCTTCGCGCCCATGCCCGCCGCGCCTCGGGGGATCCGGCCCCCGAAAGCCGTCTGGGTGCGCTGCGGATCGACCGCGCGGGCGCCCGCCTTTTCAGGGGCGATGCCGAGATCCGGCTCACATCGCGCGAATGGGCCCTGTTCGACGCCCTGCTGTCGTCACGGGGACGCGTGCTGTCGAAACAGGTGCTTGAACAGCGGCTTTACGCGTTCGACGACGCGATCGAGGGGAACGCGGTCGAAGTCTATGTCTCGCGCCTGCGGGGCAAGCTGGGTGCGGACGCGATCGAGACGCGGCGCGGGCTGGGATACCTCATCCCGTGA
- a CDS encoding sensor histidine kinase, whose product MHRVVLGACAAWLTGVGLAAFVISHEMSELMDDSLAGSARLALALYEGADNLGVLALEDSAIRIIDAGTTITDAPWPPVPADGGQDIPGWRVFRLSDPADNLVVEVGHTNMWRRDELRESLTWLIVLMLPVLLAAPIAIRGTVGSALRPATRFAEDLRQRSAQDLSAVTAPDLPTELASLPTALNAYLDVIRARIDAERRFANNAAHELRTPLAAASAQAQLMAAGLADSDAATRLAAACGRMGRLVERLLELSRAEAGMISAGTCDLVQVTRVVIAEAGIPVVFEDDEMEQMPVAVDPDAMAMILRNLLANAKAHGTGNIRVMLAPGPELRISNSVGPDAQFRHAIFDKSAMSQGTGLGLAIVAQLAQAQRIDMDYAMAAGQATVVLRFQPIHVSESRTS is encoded by the coding sequence GTGCACCGGGTCGTTCTGGGTGCCTGCGCGGCGTGGTTGACGGGGGTGGGGCTGGCGGCCTTCGTCATATCGCACGAGATGTCCGAACTGATGGATGACAGTCTGGCCGGATCGGCCCGTCTCGCCCTCGCATTGTATGAGGGGGCGGACAATCTTGGGGTTCTGGCGCTGGAGGACAGCGCGATTCGGATCATCGATGCGGGCACCACGATCACCGACGCCCCCTGGCCCCCTGTGCCGGCCGATGGCGGACAGGACATCCCCGGATGGCGGGTCTTTCGGCTGAGCGATCCCGCCGACAATCTTGTCGTCGAAGTGGGCCACACGAACATGTGGCGCCGGGACGAACTGCGCGAGAGCCTGACGTGGTTGATCGTCCTGATGCTGCCCGTGCTGCTGGCGGCCCCGATCGCGATACGGGGAACGGTGGGATCGGCGCTTCGGCCCGCCACCCGCTTTGCCGAGGATTTGCGCCAACGGTCCGCGCAGGACCTCTCTGCGGTGACGGCCCCCGACCTTCCGACCGAACTGGCCTCGCTTCCCACCGCGCTGAATGCCTATCTGGACGTGATCCGGGCCCGGATCGACGCGGAACGGCGGTTCGCCAACAATGCCGCGCATGAATTGCGAACACCACTGGCCGCCGCCTCGGCGCAGGCGCAGCTGATGGCCGCGGGACTGGCGGACTCGGATGCGGCCACCCGGCTTGCGGCAGCGTGCGGACGGATGGGGCGTCTGGTCGAGCGTCTTTTGGAACTGTCGCGGGCCGAAGCCGGAATGATCAGCGCCGGAACCTGCGATCTGGTGCAGGTGACGCGGGTGGTGATCGCGGAGGCTGGCATTCCGGTCGTGTTCGAAGACGACGAGATGGAACAGATGCCCGTCGCGGTCGATCCCGACGCGATGGCGATGATCCTGCGAAATCTTCTGGCCAACGCCAAGGCCCATGGCACAGGGAACATTCGGGTGATGCTGGCACCGGGGCCCGAGTTGCGAATTTCGAACTCGGTCGGGCCGGACGCCCAATTCCGCCACGCCATCTTCGACAAATCCGCCATGTCGCAAGGAACGGGATTGGGCCTCGCGATCGTGGCGCAACTTGCCCAGGCGCAACGTATCGACATGGATTACGCCATGGCCGCCGGCCAAGCCACGGTGGTTCTAAGGTTTCAGCCCATTCACGTGTCGGAAAGCCGAACCTCCTGA
- a CDS encoding phosphoethanolamine transferase — protein MIAAAQYLRGGERATRNGPDPVTCHEALSMPNLLLRRPVLSPWVLNLITAAYVMILCNAGFWRTLHGALGTSGDTLVFGAAVFGLTLFTFACFTLPYVQRPVLALLILVASAASFYQSRFGILIDRDMIQNIMRTTPAESRQLITGDYVLYLGLTGVLPAMLVFLPRIAHPRRMQLLWRWPAGIVATLTLTLGLIYSDYATIASTVREHREILGSYQPGASIGAVARYVRLQMRSSNLVVEDLGTDAAKGPRIEGADKPVLLVLFAGETARAQNFGLNGYARDTTPELAKRDVIAFTDTTSCGTATAVSIPCMFSPFTRSEYSETKFRGSENLMDVLEHAGVKTVWWDNNTGSQNVADRIETHTVEATLDPAACASGECTDAALLPIIQQTANTMTEDTVLVLHMAGSHGPGYYQRYPDGFGAFQPACTTTNFRKCTTEEIVNAYDNSILFTDHVLAQAIDMLAAQSRVIPAVVFLSDHGESLEENGLYLHAAPRFMAPDEQTHVPFVMWLPPSYTAAMRIDTACVKAKTSAPTSQDNLFHTVLGMMDITTKVHDPSLDLTAQCQGAGA, from the coding sequence GTGATCGCCGCAGCCCAATACCTGCGTGGGGGGGAACGCGCGACACGGAACGGCCCCGACCCTGTCACCTGCCACGAGGCCCTTTCCATGCCCAACCTGCTTTTGCGTCGACCGGTTCTGTCGCCGTGGGTTTTGAACCTGATCACCGCCGCCTATGTCATGATCCTGTGCAACGCAGGCTTCTGGCGAACGCTTCACGGTGCACTTGGGACATCGGGCGACACTCTGGTCTTCGGGGCTGCGGTATTCGGGCTGACGCTGTTCACCTTCGCTTGCTTCACGTTGCCCTATGTGCAGCGGCCCGTGCTGGCGCTGCTGATCCTCGTGGCCTCGGCCGCAAGTTTTTATCAGTCCCGCTTCGGCATCCTGATCGACCGGGACATGATCCAGAACATCATGCGGACCACGCCCGCGGAATCGCGCCAGCTGATCACCGGCGATTACGTTCTGTATCTGGGGCTGACGGGGGTCCTGCCGGCCATGCTGGTCTTTCTGCCCCGGATCGCGCATCCCCGGCGGATGCAGTTGCTGTGGCGCTGGCCCGCCGGGATCGTGGCGACGCTGACGCTGACCTTGGGCCTGATCTATTCCGACTACGCCACCATCGCGTCCACCGTTCGCGAACATCGCGAAATCCTCGGCTCTTACCAGCCCGGTGCGTCGATCGGCGCGGTGGCGCGGTATGTCCGGCTGCAGATGCGATCATCAAATCTGGTGGTCGAGGATCTGGGCACGGATGCCGCGAAGGGTCCACGTATCGAGGGGGCGGACAAACCCGTGCTTCTGGTGCTGTTCGCCGGTGAAACGGCCCGCGCGCAGAACTTCGGCCTGAACGGATATGCGCGCGACACCACGCCCGAACTGGCAAAGCGCGACGTGATCGCCTTCACCGACACCACCTCTTGCGGGACGGCAACGGCCGTGTCCATTCCGTGCATGTTTTCCCCGTTCACGCGCAGCGAATACAGCGAAACCAAGTTCCGCGGGTCCGAGAACCTGATGGATGTGCTGGAACATGCCGGTGTGAAAACCGTCTGGTGGGACAACAACACGGGATCGCAAAATGTCGCGGACCGGATTGAAACCCACACCGTCGAGGCCACCCTCGATCCCGCCGCCTGCGCAAGCGGCGAATGCACGGATGCCGCCCTGCTTCCGATCATCCAGCAGACAGCCAACACCATGACCGAAGACACCGTTCTTGTCCTGCACATGGCCGGCAGCCATGGCCCCGGCTATTACCAACGCTACCCGGACGGGTTCGGCGCATTCCAACCCGCCTGCACCACGACCAACTTCCGCAAATGCACCACCGAGGAGATCGTGAACGCCTACGACAACTCCATTCTCTTTACCGATCATGTGCTGGCACAGGCCATCGACATGCTGGCCGCACAGTCGAGGGTGATACCGGCGGTGGTGTTTTTGTCCGACCACGGCGAAAGTCTGGAAGAAAACGGGCTGTATCTGCACGCGGCACCTCGGTTCATGGCGCCGGACGAACAGACCCACGTGCCCTTCGTGATGTGGCTGCCCCCCTCCTACACGGCGGCGATGCGGATCGACACGGCCTGCGTGAAGGCCAAAACCTCCGCGCCGACCAGTCAGGACAACCTGTTCCACACCGTTCTGGGGATGATGGACATCACGACCAAGGTCCACGACCCTTCGCTTGATCTGACCGCCCAATGCCAGGGGGCCGGCGCATGA
- a CDS encoding diacylglycerol kinase → MTLNVRSERPSKPRPPRETGLRHLLAAGTYTLAGARRLARETAARHEMAIIALGIASLLATGASARDIGGFCILSAVLLAMEAMNTAIEVLTDHVSPEWSEPAKQAKDLGSLACGLLIAVVVAYWGIVMFF, encoded by the coding sequence ATGACCCTGAACGTCCGTTCCGAACGCCCTTCGAAACCCCGCCCCCCCCGCGAGACCGGCCTTCGCCACCTCCTCGCCGCAGGGACATATACACTCGCAGGGGCACGACGTTTGGCCCGTGAAACGGCCGCACGTCATGAGATGGCGATTATCGCCCTTGGGATCGCATCGCTTTTGGCGACCGGCGCATCCGCTCGCGACATCGGCGGTTTCTGCATCCTTTCGGCCGTGCTTCTGGCAATGGAGGCGATGAATACCGCGATCGAGGTTCTCACAGATCATGTTTCTCCGGAGTGGTCGGAGCCTGCCAAACAGGCCAAGGACCTCGGCTCCTTGGCGTGCGGCCTCCTGATTGCCGTGGTCGTGGCGTATTGGGGGATCGTGATGTTCTTTTGA
- a CDS encoding integrase core domain-containing protein — translation MGVGYLHTWDTGSQAKAATGAWVTFYNHRRSHTAHGGLPPAVVYFNRTETDRQAQAIA, via the coding sequence ATGGGGGTAGGTTACCTGCATACTTGGGACACAGGGTCTCAGGCAAAGGCCGCCACCGGAGCTTGGGTCACCTTCTATAACCATCGCCGGTCACACACTGCCCATGGCGGGCTGCCCCCCGCCGTGGTCTACTTCAACAGAACCGAAACCGACCGGCAGGCACAGGCAATCGCTTAA